Proteins from one Impatiens glandulifera chromosome 2, dImpGla2.1, whole genome shotgun sequence genomic window:
- the LOC124926940 gene encoding probable galacturonosyltransferase-like 1, with the protein MNKPKPNTLIQTLLLISITSTSFSQQFQEAPEFYNSLNCPSISTVDFLSSDNTIHIAMTLDSTYIRGTMAAILSILQHSTCPQNLIFHFIVANSPNENSSLLQSSFPYLKFQIYTFDPTSISKLISTSIRSALDSPLNYARNYLPDLLPFHIRKVIYFDSDVILVDDISKLAAAAGGSVVAAPEYCDANFSSYFTRRFWSNPSLSLTFVNRKACYFNTGVMVIDLERWREGNYTKRIEKWMEIQKRMRIYELGSLPPFLLVFAGRITSVDHRWNQHGLGGDNLNGNCRDLHSGPVSLLHWSGKGKPWVRLDEGRPCPLDVLWAPYDLVKDPFRVDS; encoded by the coding sequence atgaataaacctaaacctaataCCTTAATTCAAACTCTACTACTTATCTCCATAACTTCTACTTCTTTCTCCCAACAATTTCAAGAAGCACCCGAATTTTACAACTCCCTAAACTGCCCTTCGATCTCAACCGTCGATTTCCTCTCCTCCGACAACACAATTCACATCGCAATGACCCTCGATTCAACCTACATTCGCGGAACAATGGCTGCAATTCTCTCAATCCTCCAACACTCCACCTGCCCGCAAAACCTAATATTCCACTTCATCGTCGCAAACTCCCCAAACGAAAACTCATCCCTCCTTCAATCATCCTTCCCTTACCTAAAATTCCAAATCTACACTTTCGATCCCACCTCCATTTCCAAACTAATATCAACCTCGATCCGATCAGCCCTCGATTCTCCTCTAAACTACGCTCGTAACTACCTCCCCGATCTCCTCCCATTCCACATTCGTAAAGTCATTTACTTTGACTCCGATGTAATTCTCGTCGACGACATTTCCAAACTCGCAGCCGCCGCCGGAGGCAGCGTGGTGGCAGCCCCGGAATATTGCGACGCGAATTTTAGTTCGTATTTTACGCGTAGATTCTGGTCTAACCCGAGTCTCTCGTTAACGTTTGTGAATCGGAAAGCTTGTTATTTCAATACGGGAGTGATGGTGATCGATCTTGAACGTTGGAGGGAGGGGAATTACACTAAGAGGATCGAAAAGTGGATGGAGATTCAGAAGAGGATGAGGATTTATGAGCTTGGTTCTCTTCCGCCATTCTTGTTGGTGTTTGCAGGAAGAATTACGTCGGTTGATCATCGTTGGAACCAGCATGGGCTTGGGGGAGATAATTTGAATGGAAATTGTCGAGATTTGCATTCGGGTCCTGTTAGTTTGTTGCATTGGAGTGGAAAAGGTAAGCCGTGGGTCAGGTTAGATGAAGGAAGACCTTGCCCGCTTGATGTGTTATGGGCTCCATACGATTTAGTTAAAGACCCGTTTCGGGTCGATTCCTGA